The Bacteroidota bacterium genome includes a region encoding these proteins:
- a CDS encoding TolC family protein, with translation MKALFITLLSTVVSSLAMAQGTAPSQSTPNPSAVPQTLTLDDAIKAAIERNYTVRTIANNARRDQIEVTRSKDNLLPSASANGSWQYNYSLQSTDARTSIVFDKLTGLPTAFTAPAGSHTLSYTGSASFNLYHGGSDVARINGAEASLDGSQNTLQWTRQDIAYNVTKAFINVLRTNELVGAADTTLAEGLAQLRLIRGKYEAGVVPIGQVYTQQALVGSDSLGLIQAQNDYENAKADVLFLLNVSPNEYNNYSFSLAGIDTSIAPAARAAVDMNVANARLNTVIDNRPDILAQRQSIQATEYAIDNTRGALLPKLDAVAGIGGSGDNSDLMRVQLNHRLFAGLTLQVPLFDQMQNRLFIEEQEVDLENQRIQLEQDVQQIRSDAAKAVNNLQAASKALDATETGLTAANESLRLGDERLRVGAGTQVDVIIAEAAAVTARTNRVNAKYNYVLAQRQLAYTLGQWKY, from the coding sequence ATGAAAGCACTATTTATTACGCTCCTTTCGACCGTCGTCAGTTCTCTCGCAATGGCTCAGGGCACCGCGCCGAGCCAATCGACACCCAACCCATCTGCGGTGCCGCAGACGCTGACCCTCGATGATGCAATTAAAGCTGCGATCGAACGCAACTATACGGTTCGCACTATCGCAAACAATGCCCGGCGCGACCAAATCGAGGTCACCCGGTCAAAGGATAATCTACTGCCTAGCGCCAGCGCAAATGGATCGTGGCAGTATAATTATTCGCTTCAATCGACAGATGCGCGCACTTCGATCGTCTTCGACAAACTGACCGGATTGCCCACAGCCTTTACGGCGCCAGCAGGTTCGCACACGCTGAGTTACACGGGAAGCGCGTCTTTTAATCTGTATCATGGCGGTTCCGACGTAGCGCGGATCAATGGGGCCGAGGCCTCACTCGATGGCTCGCAGAACACGCTCCAATGGACTCGCCAGGATATTGCGTATAATGTTACAAAAGCCTTCATCAACGTGCTTCGGACGAATGAACTGGTAGGCGCGGCTGACACAACACTCGCAGAAGGTCTCGCTCAGCTTCGACTGATCCGAGGGAAGTATGAAGCAGGGGTTGTTCCAATCGGGCAGGTCTATACACAACAGGCTCTTGTTGGGTCGGACTCTCTTGGGCTAATCCAGGCACAGAACGACTATGAGAACGCAAAGGCTGACGTGCTGTTCCTTCTCAACGTTTCCCCGAACGAGTACAACAACTATTCCTTTTCGCTCGCCGGAATCGACACCTCAATTGCGCCTGCTGCGCGAGCCGCAGTTGATATGAACGTGGCGAATGCGCGGCTGAATACGGTCATCGATAACCGTCCGGACATCCTTGCCCAGCGGCAAAGCATTCAGGCCACCGAGTACGCCATCGACAACACTCGCGGAGCCTTGCTGCCAAAGCTCGATGCTGTCGCCGGAATCGGTGGCTCTGGAGATAACTCAGACCTCATGCGCGTACAACTTAATCACCGTCTGTTCGCAGGTCTCACGCTCCAAGTGCCTCTCTTCGATCAGATGCAGAACCGCTTGTTTATCGAGGAACAAGAAGTCGATCTCGAAAACCAGCGCATTCAACTTGAACAGGATGTGCAACAAATTCGAAGCGACGCGGCAAAAGCAGTGAACAATCTTCAGGCAGCCAGCAAAGCGCTCGATGCAACGGAGACCGGACTGACTGCAGCAAACGAAAGTCTTCGTCTTGGGGATGAACGACTTCGTGTGGGCGCAGGCACGCAGGTCGATGTTATCATCGCGGAGGCAGCCGCAGTGACCGCGAGAACCAACCGTGTCAATGCCAAGTACAATTACGTACTTGCGCAGCGGCAGCTTGCGTATACACTCGGGCAGTGGAAATATTAG
- a CDS encoding copper-binding protein has translation MNKLTTFLAAASILTLAACSKNTSQSGTTDSAATPTVAAAPVKQGTGLGKVQGMDTALHTITLAHNDIPGIMDAMTMEYTLGRPELARGLASGDSVRFTLQEPTTGTFVVSSIEKLPK, from the coding sequence ATGAATAAACTCACCACATTCCTCGCAGCGGCCTCGATCCTTACACTCGCGGCATGCTCCAAAAATACCAGCCAATCCGGTACGACGGACTCCGCGGCCACTCCGACGGTGGCGGCAGCACCGGTCAAGCAAGGCACCGGACTTGGTAAAGTGCAAGGCATGGATACCGCGCTGCACACGATCACGCTCGCACACAACGACATTCCCGGAATCATGGACGCCATGACAATGGAATACACACTTGGCCGGCCCGAGTTGGCGCGGGGTCTTGCTAGTGGCGATAGCGTCCGGTTTACGCTGCAAGAGCCAACGACCGGGACATTTGTCGTCTCCTCGATCGAGAAACTGCCGAAATAG